From a region of the Sporichthyaceae bacterium genome:
- a CDS encoding AAA family ATPase, whose product MAGRHKHRFVGRAAELAGIEQEWHNSAAGQFRCVLLLGEPGIGKTRLADESVARCASGATVLRAHARPLSGTSAFGVWAEALERHLRDWRPQEIADLCGHHLDDLAGLVHSVAVARGLAPRREPPRPRLLGAISRLVANLAERGPLILLLDDLHQADPSSWDALAYLSQAIPDRRVLVVATARAAELAALPAPLRVLVDLEERDALRRVEVEPLDARALRELAEDVLARPVSKDMLDWLCDRSRGVPLYAVGLLHAVNDEGGPVGAGLRLLPEGLTERVQVRLGQLDDEAQGVLEVVAVAGGQVGLGELVRYANRPLEQLAPTIDKLVRSRLLAEVETGRIPVYEIAHPLIGETVYRQIGGARRFALHRNVGRTLLVSGRLGEAALHFARSATPGDDEAIQVLLDALAQAEQRGAHREVLRILGSLIDVVPSGDQRWAQVADALLGDAEWVVDHRADDDARAAVSALEKIDAVLASGPDQRARAAVKARLASLLSWGCGEPRRAAPLALEAARLYADAGEGTRARLAELEAAYAQGLAGDVSALRSGAAAVLERAESAGDEEAALWAVGVHGSACFYQGNFAAAETALRRAVAMARAQDRPYRLTWSAMALGWSLGYEGRLAEAYQAFETARSTPAWRESNALELEANVRWLGGDLAGSLACARDALKQNPGRIGRRRGQCLASLALAAIETGELAEARRAIAAARQIYGAETWFMAGGQTRHAEGVLAWREGRLAEAAGLLQQAAAELHRVGAPVMAAFVLLDLCELSAVGGPVDAATGDWAVATMAAVAADTDRALYRGAHRLSEAWHALRMGQPGSAAEAADAAVAEFRPLGYAVLTARALVARGAALADRDPRGSIVALGAGAELLAAAGAEWRRDLALARLRRGGRSGKQVAAATLGARSITGRELEVARLGANRLSSAEIAARLFISHRTVETHLASVYTKLQVNSRSGLADKLAELSL is encoded by the coding sequence ATGGCCGGAAGACACAAACACCGGTTCGTCGGCCGAGCGGCGGAGCTCGCCGGCATCGAGCAGGAGTGGCACAACTCCGCAGCCGGACAGTTCCGATGTGTCCTCCTGCTCGGCGAGCCCGGTATCGGCAAGACTCGGCTGGCCGACGAGAGCGTCGCCCGGTGTGCCTCGGGCGCGACCGTGCTGCGGGCGCACGCGCGGCCGCTGTCCGGCACGTCCGCGTTCGGTGTGTGGGCGGAGGCCCTCGAGCGTCACCTTCGTGATTGGCGCCCGCAGGAGATCGCGGATCTGTGTGGTCATCACCTGGACGACCTGGCCGGCCTCGTGCACAGCGTCGCCGTAGCGCGCGGTCTGGCGCCGCGGCGTGAGCCGCCGCGGCCGCGCCTGCTCGGCGCGATCAGTCGGCTGGTGGCCAACCTCGCCGAACGGGGACCGCTGATCCTCCTCCTCGACGACTTGCACCAAGCCGATCCCTCGTCCTGGGACGCGTTGGCCTATCTGAGCCAGGCGATTCCGGATCGGCGGGTGCTGGTGGTCGCGACGGCCCGCGCGGCGGAGTTGGCCGCGCTGCCGGCCCCGCTGCGGGTCCTCGTCGACCTGGAGGAACGAGACGCGTTGCGTCGCGTCGAGGTCGAGCCGTTGGACGCCCGTGCGCTGCGCGAACTCGCCGAGGATGTGCTGGCCCGGCCGGTCAGCAAGGACATGCTGGATTGGCTCTGCGACCGCTCACGCGGCGTTCCGCTCTACGCCGTCGGGCTGCTGCATGCGGTCAACGACGAGGGTGGACCCGTCGGTGCCGGGCTCCGGCTGCTTCCCGAGGGACTCACCGAGCGGGTTCAGGTGCGCCTGGGGCAGCTCGACGACGAGGCGCAGGGCGTGCTGGAGGTGGTCGCCGTCGCGGGCGGTCAGGTGGGGCTGGGGGAACTGGTCCGCTACGCCAACCGGCCGCTGGAGCAATTGGCGCCGACGATCGACAAGCTGGTCCGCTCGCGCCTGCTGGCCGAGGTCGAGACCGGTCGGATCCCGGTCTACGAGATCGCCCATCCGTTGATCGGCGAGACGGTCTACCGGCAGATCGGCGGCGCCCGCCGGTTCGCCCTGCACCGGAACGTGGGTCGCACCTTGTTGGTCAGTGGCCGCCTCGGCGAGGCCGCGCTGCACTTCGCCCGGTCGGCAACGCCGGGCGACGACGAAGCTATTCAGGTCCTGCTCGATGCGCTGGCCCAGGCCGAGCAGCGCGGCGCCCACCGCGAGGTGCTGCGGATCCTCGGCAGCCTGATCGACGTCGTGCCCTCCGGCGACCAGCGGTGGGCACAGGTCGCCGACGCGTTGCTCGGTGACGCCGAGTGGGTGGTCGATCACCGCGCCGATGACGACGCCCGGGCCGCCGTGAGCGCTCTGGAGAAGATCGACGCCGTACTTGCGTCCGGTCCCGACCAGCGGGCGCGGGCGGCGGTGAAGGCGCGGCTGGCGAGCCTGCTCTCCTGGGGATGCGGGGAACCACGCAGGGCGGCCCCGCTGGCGCTCGAGGCGGCGCGACTCTACGCCGACGCCGGGGAGGGAACGCGGGCTCGGTTGGCCGAGCTCGAAGCCGCCTACGCGCAAGGGCTGGCCGGCGACGTCTCCGCGCTGCGCTCGGGGGCCGCGGCTGTCCTGGAGCGGGCCGAGTCGGCCGGCGACGAGGAGGCGGCGCTGTGGGCGGTCGGGGTCCATGGCAGCGCCTGCTTCTACCAGGGCAACTTCGCCGCCGCCGAGACCGCGCTGCGTCGCGCCGTCGCGATGGCCAGGGCCCAGGACCGGCCCTACCGATTGACGTGGTCCGCGATGGCGTTGGGCTGGTCGCTGGGTTACGAGGGTCGGCTGGCCGAGGCGTATCAGGCGTTCGAGACAGCCAGGTCCACCCCGGCCTGGCGGGAGTCCAACGCGCTCGAGCTCGAGGCCAACGTGCGTTGGTTGGGCGGTGATCTCGCCGGCTCGCTGGCCTGCGCCCGCGACGCCCTGAAGCAAAACCCGGGCCGGATCGGGCGGCGGCGTGGACAGTGCCTGGCCTCACTCGCACTGGCCGCGATCGAGACCGGCGAGTTGGCCGAAGCCCGTCGGGCGATTGCCGCGGCCCGTCAGATCTACGGTGCCGAAACCTGGTTCATGGCCGGCGGCCAGACCCGGCACGCCGAGGGCGTGCTTGCCTGGCGGGAGGGCCGACTTGCCGAGGCCGCCGGGTTGCTGCAGCAAGCCGCCGCAGAACTGCACCGGGTGGGCGCCCCCGTGATGGCCGCGTTCGTCCTGCTCGACCTGTGCGAACTGTCCGCGGTCGGCGGGCCGGTGGATGCCGCCACGGGCGACTGGGCGGTCGCCACCATGGCCGCCGTCGCAGCAGACACCGACCGCGCGCTCTATCGTGGCGCGCACCGGCTGTCGGAGGCCTGGCACGCGCTGCGGATGGGACAACCGGGCAGTGCGGCCGAGGCCGCCGACGCGGCGGTCGCGGAGTTCCGCCCCCTCGGCTACGCGGTGTTGACCGCCCGCGCCCTGGTGGCCCGGGGCGCGGCCCTGGCGGACCGCGACCCGCGGGGGTCGATCGTGGCCCTCGGCGCGGGTGCCGAACTGTTGGCCGCAGCCGGCGCCGAGTGGCGTCGTGACCTTGCGTTGGCCCGGCTGCGCCGCGGTGGCCGTAGCGGGAAGCAGGTCGCGGCGGCGACGCTCGGCGCCCGGTCGATCACCGGCCGCGAACTGGAGGTGGCGCGCCTGGGGGCGAACCGGCTGAGCTCCGCCGAGATCGCCGCGCGGTTGTTCATCAGCCACCGCACGGTCGAGACGCACCTGGCCAGCGTCTACACCAAACTGCAGGTCAACTCCCGGAGCGGACTGGCCGACAAACTCGCCGAACTGTCCCTGTAA